From the Kogia breviceps isolate mKogBre1 chromosome 3, mKogBre1 haplotype 1, whole genome shotgun sequence genome, one window contains:
- the PARP2 gene encoding poly [ADP-ribose] polymerase 2 isoform X1: MAPRRRRGRSGGRARAERVNNGKTATEDPPPAKKIRKCQKMKKEPVAGGKADNDRMEDKQESVKTLLLKGKAPVDPECTAKVGKAHVYCEGNDVYDVMLNQTNLQFNNNKYYLIQLLEEDAQRNFSVWMRWGRVGKMGQHSLVACSGDLNKAKEIFQKKFLDKTKNNWEDREKFEKVPGKYDMLQMDYTTNTQGEEETNKGESLKSPLKPESQLDLRVQELIKLICNVQAMEEMMVEMKYDTKKAPLGKLTVAQIKAGYQSLKKIEDCIRAGQHGRALVEACNEFYTRIPHDFGLRTPPLIRTEKELSDKVQLLEALGDIEIAIKLVKTELQSPEHPLDQHYRKLHCALLPLDHESYEFKVISQYLQSTHAPTHSDYTMTLLDVFEVEKEGEKEAFREDLHNRMLLWHGSRLSNWVGILSHGLRIAPPEAPITGYMFGKGIYFADMSSKSANYCFATRLKDTGLLLLSEVALGQCNELLGANPEAEGLLQGKHSTKGLGKMAPSPMCAVTLNGSTVPLGPASDTGILNPEGYTLNYNEFIVYNPNQVHMRYLLKVRFNFLQLW; encoded by the exons ATGGCACCTCGGCGGCGGCGGGGGAGAAGCGGCGGCCGGGCGCGAG CTGAAAGAGTTAATAATGGCAAAACAGCTACAGAAGACCCTCCACCTGCAAAGAAAATTCGAAAATGCCAGAAGATGAAAAAGGAGCCTGTGGCTGGAGGAAAGGCTGATAATGACAGGATGGAAGACAAGCAAG AGTCTGTGAAGACCTTGCTGTTAAAGGGCAAAGCTCCAGTGGACCCAGAGTGCACAGCCAAGGTGGGGAAG gCCCATGTATACTGTGAAGGAAATGATGTCTATGATGTCATGCTAAATCAG ACCAATCTCCAGTTCAACAACAACAAGTATTATCTGATCCAGCTGTTAGAAGAGGATGCACAGAGGAACTTCAGTGTTTGGATGAGATGGGGCCGAG TTGGGAAAATGGGGCAGCACAGCTTGGTGGCTTGTTCTGGGGACCTCAACAAGGCCAAGGAAATCTTTCAAAAGAA ATTCcttgacaaaacaaaaaataattgggAGGATCGTGAGAAGTTTGAGAAGGTGCCTGGAAAATATGATATGCTACAAATGGACTATACCACCAATACTCAG ggTGAAGAGGAAACAAATAAAGGTGAATCTCTCAAATCCCCCTTGAAACCAGAGTCACAGCTAGATCTTCGTGTACAGGAGCTGATAAAGTTGATCTGTAATGTCCAGGCCATGGAAGAGATGATGGTAGAAATGAAATATGATACCAAGAAAGCCCCACTTG GGAAGCTGACAGTGGCACAAATCAAGGCAGGTTACCAGTCTCTTAAGAAGATTGAGGATTGTATTCGGGCTGGCCAGCATGGACGAGCTCTCGTGGAAGCATGCAATGAATTCTACACCAGAATCCCACATGACTTTGG ACTCCGTACGCCTCCATTAATCCGGACAGAGAAAGAACTGTCAGACAAAGTACAGCTACTAGAG GCTTTGGGAGACATTGAAATTGCCATTAAACTGGTGAAGACAGAACTGCAAAGCCCAGAACACCCACTGGACCAACACTATAGAAAACTACATTGTGCTTTGCTCCCTTTAGACCATGAGAGTTATGAGTTCAAA GTGATTTCCCAGTACCTACAGTCTACGCATGCTCCCACACACAGTGACTATACCATGACCTTGCTGGATGTTTTTGAAGTAGAGAAGGAGGGTGAGAAAGAAGCCTTCAGAGAGGACCTTCATAACAG GATGCTGCTATGGCATGGTTCCAGGCTGAGTAACTGGGTGGGAATCCTGAGCCACGGGCTTCGAATTGCCCCACCTGAGGCTCCCATCACAGGTTACATG TTTGGAAAAGGAATCTACTTTGCTGACATGTCTTCCAAGAGTGCCAATTACTGCTTTGCCACTCGCCTAAAGGATACTGGACTGCTGCTCCTGTCAGAG GTAGCTCTAGGTCAGTGTAATGAGCTACTAGGGGCCAATCCAGAGGCAGAAGGATTACTTCAGGGCAAACACAGCACCAAGGGGCTAGGCAAGATGGCTCCCAGTCCTATGTGCGCCGTCACCTT GAATGGAAGTACAGTACCCTTAGGACCAGCAAGTGACACGGGAATTCTGAATCCAGAAGGTTATACCCTCAACTACAATGAATTTATTGTCTATAACCCCAACCAAGTCCATATGCGATACCTTCTAAAGGTTCGATTTAATTTCCTGCAGCTCTGGTGA
- the PARP2 gene encoding poly [ADP-ribose] polymerase 2 isoform X2: protein MKKEPVAGGKADNDRMEDKQESVKTLLLKGKAPVDPECTAKVGKAHVYCEGNDVYDVMLNQTNLQFNNNKYYLIQLLEEDAQRNFSVWMRWGRVGKMGQHSLVACSGDLNKAKEIFQKKFLDKTKNNWEDREKFEKVPGKYDMLQMDYTTNTQGEEETNKGESLKSPLKPESQLDLRVQELIKLICNVQAMEEMMVEMKYDTKKAPLGKLTVAQIKAGYQSLKKIEDCIRAGQHGRALVEACNEFYTRIPHDFGLRTPPLIRTEKELSDKVQLLEALGDIEIAIKLVKTELQSPEHPLDQHYRKLHCALLPLDHESYEFKVISQYLQSTHAPTHSDYTMTLLDVFEVEKEGEKEAFREDLHNRMLLWHGSRLSNWVGILSHGLRIAPPEAPITGYMFGKGIYFADMSSKSANYCFATRLKDTGLLLLSEVALGQCNELLGANPEAEGLLQGKHSTKGLGKMAPSPMCAVTLNGSTVPLGPASDTGILNPEGYTLNYNEFIVYNPNQVHMRYLLKVRFNFLQLW, encoded by the exons ATGAAAAAGGAGCCTGTGGCTGGAGGAAAGGCTGATAATGACAGGATGGAAGACAAGCAAG AGTCTGTGAAGACCTTGCTGTTAAAGGGCAAAGCTCCAGTGGACCCAGAGTGCACAGCCAAGGTGGGGAAG gCCCATGTATACTGTGAAGGAAATGATGTCTATGATGTCATGCTAAATCAG ACCAATCTCCAGTTCAACAACAACAAGTATTATCTGATCCAGCTGTTAGAAGAGGATGCACAGAGGAACTTCAGTGTTTGGATGAGATGGGGCCGAG TTGGGAAAATGGGGCAGCACAGCTTGGTGGCTTGTTCTGGGGACCTCAACAAGGCCAAGGAAATCTTTCAAAAGAA ATTCcttgacaaaacaaaaaataattgggAGGATCGTGAGAAGTTTGAGAAGGTGCCTGGAAAATATGATATGCTACAAATGGACTATACCACCAATACTCAG ggTGAAGAGGAAACAAATAAAGGTGAATCTCTCAAATCCCCCTTGAAACCAGAGTCACAGCTAGATCTTCGTGTACAGGAGCTGATAAAGTTGATCTGTAATGTCCAGGCCATGGAAGAGATGATGGTAGAAATGAAATATGATACCAAGAAAGCCCCACTTG GGAAGCTGACAGTGGCACAAATCAAGGCAGGTTACCAGTCTCTTAAGAAGATTGAGGATTGTATTCGGGCTGGCCAGCATGGACGAGCTCTCGTGGAAGCATGCAATGAATTCTACACCAGAATCCCACATGACTTTGG ACTCCGTACGCCTCCATTAATCCGGACAGAGAAAGAACTGTCAGACAAAGTACAGCTACTAGAG GCTTTGGGAGACATTGAAATTGCCATTAAACTGGTGAAGACAGAACTGCAAAGCCCAGAACACCCACTGGACCAACACTATAGAAAACTACATTGTGCTTTGCTCCCTTTAGACCATGAGAGTTATGAGTTCAAA GTGATTTCCCAGTACCTACAGTCTACGCATGCTCCCACACACAGTGACTATACCATGACCTTGCTGGATGTTTTTGAAGTAGAGAAGGAGGGTGAGAAAGAAGCCTTCAGAGAGGACCTTCATAACAG GATGCTGCTATGGCATGGTTCCAGGCTGAGTAACTGGGTGGGAATCCTGAGCCACGGGCTTCGAATTGCCCCACCTGAGGCTCCCATCACAGGTTACATG TTTGGAAAAGGAATCTACTTTGCTGACATGTCTTCCAAGAGTGCCAATTACTGCTTTGCCACTCGCCTAAAGGATACTGGACTGCTGCTCCTGTCAGAG GTAGCTCTAGGTCAGTGTAATGAGCTACTAGGGGCCAATCCAGAGGCAGAAGGATTACTTCAGGGCAAACACAGCACCAAGGGGCTAGGCAAGATGGCTCCCAGTCCTATGTGCGCCGTCACCTT GAATGGAAGTACAGTACCCTTAGGACCAGCAAGTGACACGGGAATTCTGAATCCAGAAGGTTATACCCTCAACTACAATGAATTTATTGTCTATAACCCCAACCAAGTCCATATGCGATACCTTCTAAAGGTTCGATTTAATTTCCTGCAGCTCTGGTGA